In Alteromonas mediterranea DE, a single genomic region encodes these proteins:
- a CDS encoding PulJ/GspJ family protein: MSLPIAQYQRGFTLIELILVITILGVISVSVAQVISLSAQIYITGAERTRLVSEARFIILRLEKELRNIVPNSVSFDASLGCLTYYPIVMSGTYTEDPFDNELHSVVFEMKEPTAGDKLVIYPTSPQSVTDNSVDYIESTVATDDEGNNLEHQYIIELGAVNTQSSPGKRFFLFNENPVSVCKETTSQGEALVRREGTSTGIIATNVSSWSADVITPSLRQNALVDIDMTLTSSSDESLAFSHEVHFPNVP, from the coding sequence ATGTCCCTACCAATAGCACAGTACCAGCGCGGTTTTACGCTTATAGAGCTTATTTTAGTGATCACCATTTTAGGCGTAATTAGTGTATCTGTGGCGCAGGTGATTTCTTTAAGTGCGCAAATTTATATAACCGGTGCAGAGCGTACTCGCCTTGTTTCAGAAGCGCGCTTTATTATATTGCGATTGGAAAAAGAACTTCGAAATATTGTGCCTAACTCGGTCTCTTTTGACGCTAGTTTAGGGTGCTTAACCTACTATCCAATTGTTATGAGTGGTACATATACCGAAGACCCTTTCGATAATGAGCTGCATTCTGTTGTATTTGAAATGAAAGAGCCTACAGCGGGAGATAAATTAGTTATCTACCCAACAAGCCCGCAAAGTGTGACTGACAACAGTGTTGACTATATTGAATCTACTGTCGCCACCGATGATGAAGGTAATAATTTGGAGCATCAATATATTATTGAGTTAGGAGCCGTAAACACTCAATCCTCACCGGGGAAACGCTTTTTTTTGTTTAATGAGAATCCAGTGTCAGTGTGTAAGGAGACCACTTCGCAAGGCGAGGCCTTGGTGCGAAGAGAAGGAACGAGTACAGGTATTATAGCTACTAATGTAAGTAGTTGGAGTGCAGACGTAATAACGCCAAGTTTGCGACAAAACGCTTTGGTTGATATAGACATGACGCTCACCAGTAGTAGCGACGAGTCTTTAGCTTTCTCGCATGAGGTACATTTCCCCAATGTTCCCTAA
- a CDS encoding H-type lectin domain-containing protein yields MLLGHSLFIKVHAVPQIEGRFIELQNTYNKAEWTTISFSQVYDDPPAVFMLSTNQGSNPAIVKIRNVTRTGFEALPLEPSGEDGPHITMGGHYLAIAYGIHEFPDGDIVEVGKMELDADTIQASTNSPWYAPTGPLLPGTEDTRYAQVPLQTDFGEQPVFFHSIQTVNNQIDVNGKKPPNEHLLPFLTIAAKYEPPSYYIAFEASETDYEPVTRTETVAYMATTEGFDRRFFDDNGVEVVWEADFADVRIQGWSDGCFRNNFKNKYDQTPLVAASKISRNGADGGWLRSCQVSNTRLGLRVDEDRSLDSERNHAEEDASILAMTSEFVFSGEVPSCEIAFPGALSTFNGSGIFLSARSRIIDENNGALTTVSYDTDARGNGRNLPDCGVDAIDCFATNTDALTASQAKAIPSVAIEDTGPAILDRELGGDYYFKREQVSFVGSYNIIAPTRIFLASPSSLTQTRLIMESASINVADGAYLAIYVEGDVILNNSNPNAFVIATGEINFINIQDGLLVGRFTAGGGITTGGQLFLNATQTVPTNIPGICGREVIEVLNHYRYELVDNKGSSCAAKEITLKACADVNCDLIYSQPSTVSLSPQNSNNFEWSGSDVVSFTGQISLALDSLKGNDTKLATLGETPSSQLRCFIGGKDVGIEGCKINFEDDGLVFKNLTDNNTTIVPQLSGKPSDQGFNSKTYVIEACGNSEFLKNKIVDVDLNYSCSSSSNCSNKLALSNNNNTYELGLTPETVALQFDGNSRAEFSVQYPDAGELSLSGTITDRTSISGSSNIFKVRPFGFAMDILNDSGTSTNLNGYANSANGTLLKRTGEDFVVGLRTVQWVDGEDSNNDGVPDNFDDLANNNTAEHFTGTVTLAPQQRLPAGGTTGALSTSSVLFDDEGKVNVSLNYDEVGTISINAQSTYLTDTTVLGKVNNVGRFAPSNFALSGSVDAACTASGAFTYFDQPLADVSFSLTALNHNGSRTVNYYDGFDKLTNLSLQVEHAGSLLNRLANTSAITWPQNASAGQISYADSDIAFSRLSGATLDGAYLDANIVLVAQSSQLDGANFNGLTCSGTCVADIGGAVSFAYGRATLINNYGGADEALLLPMRTQYWDGNNWRINSYDSCTGFEHDNINDNSGELVSSENGNLSEGAYEVGTGMRVSSPNGAGNYPVTYTPDAWLLWDWDGDGQADNPPSATLTYGVYRGNDNIIYKREQINN; encoded by the coding sequence ATATTACTTGGGCATTCCTTATTTATTAAGGTACACGCCGTTCCCCAAATCGAAGGCCGGTTCATTGAACTTCAAAATACCTACAATAAAGCTGAGTGGACAACCATAAGCTTTTCGCAGGTATACGATGATCCGCCCGCGGTATTTATGCTTTCAACAAATCAAGGTTCGAACCCTGCCATCGTTAAAATTCGCAACGTTACCAGAACCGGTTTTGAAGCCCTGCCGCTTGAGCCCTCTGGTGAAGACGGCCCTCATATCACCATGGGGGGACATTATTTAGCAATTGCCTATGGCATTCACGAGTTTCCTGATGGCGACATTGTTGAAGTAGGCAAAATGGAATTAGATGCCGATACTATCCAAGCTTCAACCAACTCCCCGTGGTACGCACCAACCGGGCCCTTACTGCCAGGAACGGAAGATACTCGATATGCACAAGTGCCGCTGCAAACAGATTTTGGTGAGCAACCGGTTTTCTTTCACTCTATTCAAACCGTTAATAATCAAATTGATGTGAATGGAAAGAAGCCGCCCAATGAACATTTACTGCCATTTCTAACCATTGCAGCTAAATATGAACCGCCGTCATATTATATCGCCTTTGAAGCATCGGAAACCGATTATGAGCCCGTAACGCGCACCGAAACGGTTGCCTATATGGCCACCACTGAAGGGTTTGACCGCAGGTTCTTCGATGACAACGGTGTAGAGGTGGTTTGGGAGGCTGACTTTGCAGATGTGCGTATTCAGGGCTGGAGTGACGGCTGTTTTCGAAACAACTTTAAAAACAAATATGATCAAACGCCATTAGTTGCTGCAAGTAAAATTAGCCGCAATGGGGCAGATGGCGGTTGGCTACGCAGTTGTCAAGTGAGTAATACTAGACTAGGTCTTCGCGTTGATGAAGACCGAAGCCTAGATTCAGAACGAAATCACGCGGAAGAAGACGCCAGTATTCTGGCGATGACGTCAGAGTTTGTATTTAGTGGTGAAGTGCCAAGTTGTGAGATAGCTTTTCCCGGCGCTCTGTCGACTTTTAACGGCTCAGGTATATTTTTATCTGCTAGAAGTCGAATTATTGATGAAAATAATGGAGCCTTAACTACTGTAAGCTACGATACCGATGCAAGAGGAAATGGTCGCAACCTTCCTGATTGTGGCGTTGATGCAATTGATTGCTTCGCCACTAACACTGATGCGCTAACTGCTTCTCAGGCAAAAGCGATACCCTCTGTGGCGATTGAAGATACAGGACCTGCGATCTTAGATAGAGAACTTGGAGGCGACTACTACTTTAAGCGTGAACAAGTATCTTTCGTTGGCAGTTACAACATCATTGCTCCTACACGTATCTTTTTGGCAAGCCCTTCAAGCTTAACTCAAACTCGCCTTATCATGGAAAGTGCCAGTATCAATGTTGCGGATGGCGCTTATTTAGCAATATACGTTGAAGGCGATGTCATACTAAATAATTCAAATCCAAATGCTTTTGTTATAGCGACTGGTGAGATTAACTTTATCAATATTCAAGATGGTCTATTAGTTGGTCGCTTTACCGCAGGGGGAGGTATAACCACTGGTGGGCAACTATTCCTTAATGCCACTCAAACGGTGCCAACCAATATTCCCGGCATATGCGGACGCGAGGTTATTGAAGTACTAAATCACTATCGCTACGAACTAGTGGATAACAAAGGCAGTAGCTGTGCGGCGAAAGAGATCACGCTTAAAGCCTGTGCAGATGTAAATTGCGACCTCATTTACTCTCAGCCGTCTACGGTTAGTCTATCTCCTCAAAATAGCAATAATTTTGAGTGGAGCGGAAGCGATGTCGTCTCGTTTACAGGGCAAATTTCGTTAGCGTTAGACAGCTTGAAAGGGAACGATACAAAACTCGCAACGTTAGGTGAAACGCCATCGTCCCAACTACGCTGTTTCATTGGCGGAAAAGATGTTGGTATCGAAGGCTGCAAAATTAATTTTGAAGACGATGGTTTAGTATTTAAAAACCTCACAGACAATAACACTACCATTGTACCCCAGCTATCAGGTAAGCCTTCAGACCAAGGGTTTAACAGTAAAACTTATGTAATAGAAGCCTGCGGTAATTCAGAATTTTTGAAAAACAAAATCGTCGATGTCGACCTGAACTATAGCTGTTCAAGCTCTAGCAACTGCTCGAACAAGCTAGCGTTGTCTAATAATAACAATACGTACGAGCTTGGACTAACGCCAGAAACCGTTGCGCTTCAGTTCGATGGGAACTCTCGCGCTGAGTTTTCAGTGCAGTATCCAGACGCGGGTGAATTATCGTTATCAGGTACCATCACTGACAGAACTTCGATTTCAGGGTCGTCTAATATTTTCAAAGTGCGCCCCTTTGGTTTTGCGATGGACATTCTTAATGACAGCGGAACAAGCACAAACCTCAACGGGTATGCTAACAGTGCCAATGGCACCTTGCTTAAACGTACCGGCGAAGACTTTGTGGTTGGGCTGCGCACAGTACAGTGGGTCGACGGTGAAGACAGCAACAACGATGGTGTTCCCGACAACTTTGACGACTTGGCGAATAACAATACCGCTGAGCATTTCACAGGCACGGTAACCTTAGCGCCGCAGCAACGCCTGCCTGCGGGCGGCACAACGGGCGCGTTAAGCACATCAAGCGTGCTATTTGATGATGAAGGGAAGGTGAATGTTAGCCTTAATTACGACGAAGTTGGCACCATTTCGATTAACGCACAAAGCACCTATCTCACAGACACAACCGTATTAGGCAAAGTTAACAACGTGGGGCGTTTTGCGCCTTCTAATTTTGCGCTTTCAGGCTCAGTAGATGCGGCGTGCACGGCTAGTGGTGCCTTCACCTATTTTGACCAGCCACTCGCTGATGTGAGTTTTTCGCTTACTGCGCTTAACCATAACGGCAGTCGCACGGTGAATTATTATGATGGCTTCGACAAACTGACGAATTTAAGTTTGCAGGTGGAGCATGCCGGCAGTCTATTGAACCGGTTAGCAAACACCAGTGCTATCACATGGCCGCAAAACGCGAGCGCTGGGCAAATTAGCTATGCAGATTCAGATATTGCGTTTAGCCGGCTAAGCGGCGCAACACTAGACGGCGCTTATTTAGATGCCAACATCGTTTTAGTCGCCCAGAGCAGCCAACTCGACGGTGCCAATTTTAACGGGTTAACGTGCTCAGGTACCTGCGTGGCTGATATTGGCGGAGCGGTAAGTTTCGCCTACGGCAGAGCAACGCTTATCAACAATTATGGCGGTGCCGATGAAGCATTGTTGCTACCTATGCGTACCCAATATTGGGATGGGAATAACTGGCGCATAAACAGCTATGACAGCTGCACAGGCTTTGAACACGATAACATCAATGATAACTCAGGTGAGCTGGTATCGTCAGAAAACGGCAACCTCAGCGAGGGCGCCTATGAGGTGGGTACGGGAATGCGCGTGTCATCACCTAATGGGGCAGGGAATTACCCGGTAACTTATACGCCAGATGCATGGCTATTGTGGGACTGGGACGGTGACGGGCAGGCTGATAACCCGCCAAGTGCTACGTTAACCTACGGTGTGTATAGAGGTAACGACAATATTATTTATAAACGCGAGCAAATTAACAATTAG
- a CDS encoding rod shape-determining protein: MFKKLRGMFSNDLSIDLGTANTLIYVKDQGIVLNEPSVVAIRQERAAGPKSVAAVGAEAKRMLGRTPGNIRAIRPMKDGVIADFYVTEKMLQHFIKQVHDNNFLRPSPRVLVCVPCGSTQVERRAIKESALGAGAREVFLIDEPMAAAIGAGLPVSEAQGSMVVDIGGGTTEVAIISLNGVVYSSSVRIGGDKFDEAIINYIRRNFGSLIGEATAERIKHEIGAAYPGEEVREIEVRGRNLAEGVPRGFTLNSNEILEALQEPLTGIVSAVMVALEQSPPELASDISERGMVLTGGGALLKDLDRLLMEETGIPVVIADDPLTCVARGGGKAFDMIDLHGGDLFSYE; encoded by the coding sequence ATGTTTAAAAAGCTTCGAGGCATGTTCTCTAATGATCTGTCCATCGACCTCGGAACAGCTAACACGCTGATTTATGTAAAAGACCAAGGTATTGTTCTAAACGAACCTTCAGTAGTGGCTATTCGCCAAGAGCGCGCAGCTGGCCCTAAAAGCGTTGCAGCTGTGGGTGCGGAAGCTAAGCGTATGCTTGGTCGTACACCGGGTAATATCCGTGCTATTCGCCCCATGAAAGACGGTGTTATTGCCGACTTTTATGTTACCGAAAAAATGCTTCAGCACTTTATCAAACAGGTTCACGATAATAACTTCTTACGTCCAAGCCCTCGCGTTTTGGTCTGTGTTCCTTGTGGTTCAACCCAAGTCGAACGTCGCGCGATTAAAGAGTCTGCACTAGGAGCAGGCGCGCGAGAAGTCTTCCTTATCGACGAGCCTATGGCTGCGGCAATCGGTGCGGGCTTACCAGTGTCTGAAGCGCAAGGCTCTATGGTTGTTGATATCGGTGGCGGTACTACCGAAGTTGCTATCATCTCACTAAACGGCGTGGTGTACTCATCTTCGGTTCGTATTGGTGGTGATAAATTTGATGAAGCTATCATCAACTATATTCGCCGTAACTTTGGTTCACTGATTGGTGAAGCAACCGCCGAGCGTATTAAGCATGAAATTGGTGCTGCTTACCCAGGTGAAGAAGTTCGCGAAATTGAAGTGCGCGGTCGTAACCTTGCAGAAGGTGTACCACGTGGCTTTACGCTAAATTCCAATGAAATTCTTGAAGCCCTGCAAGAGCCGCTTACCGGTATTGTTTCGGCCGTTATGGTGGCACTGGAACAGTCTCCACCTGAACTTGCCTCTGATATCTCAGAGCGCGGTATGGTGCTTACTGGCGGTGGCGCATTACTTAAAGACTTAGACCGACTACTCATGGAAGAAACGGGCATTCCAGTGGTTATCGCTGATGATCCGTTAACCTGTGTAGCACGCGGCGGTGGTAAGGCATTCGACATGATTGACCTTCACGGTGGCGACCTGTTTAGCTACGAATAA
- the mreC gene encoding rod shape-determining protein MreC produces the protein MDTIFTRGPSLNIRLTLALVLSVTLIFVDHKMDGFKSTRVYLNSLMSPLQYIANLPGLMLSESAQRLTSQEQLLTENQKLNNQLLLMSEKLQQFDVIENENAQLRELLQAPVRESSRKMVAELMAVDKNPYSQQVVINKGAIDGVYPSQPVIDDKGIVGQVMEVGSTNSRVLLLADVTHAIPVRSLRNDIRFIATGSGALNELYLEHVPHSVDIQEGDTLISSGLGKVFPEGYPVATVTQVVRDESRPFARVIATPLANLDRLRHLLLLWKKTNPERDVKDETKGEMVNEEESTDA, from the coding sequence ATGGATACTATTTTTACTCGCGGTCCTTCCTTAAATATCAGACTTACGCTGGCCCTTGTGTTGTCAGTAACGCTGATATTTGTCGATCACAAAATGGACGGGTTCAAATCTACGCGAGTGTATCTAAACTCTTTAATGAGCCCCCTTCAGTATATCGCTAACCTCCCCGGACTTATGCTAAGTGAAAGCGCCCAGCGTCTTACTTCACAAGAGCAACTATTGACCGAAAATCAAAAGCTCAACAATCAGCTTTTGCTAATGAGCGAAAAGCTTCAGCAATTCGACGTGATCGAAAACGAAAACGCACAGCTTAGAGAATTACTGCAAGCGCCAGTACGTGAGTCATCCAGAAAGATGGTTGCCGAGTTAATGGCCGTTGACAAGAACCCCTACAGTCAGCAGGTGGTGATCAACAAAGGCGCGATAGACGGGGTTTATCCGTCTCAACCGGTTATTGACGACAAAGGGATTGTAGGTCAGGTAATGGAAGTGGGGTCAACGAACAGCCGTGTATTACTGCTTGCTGACGTTACTCACGCTATCCCGGTCCGTTCTCTTCGCAACGACATTCGTTTTATTGCCACGGGGAGTGGCGCCTTAAACGAATTATATCTTGAGCACGTACCGCACAGCGTTGACATTCAAGAAGGCGATACGCTTATTTCTTCTGGGTTAGGAAAGGTTTTTCCCGAAGGTTACCCGGTGGCTACCGTTACCCAAGTGGTACGCGATGAAAGCCGCCCCTTTGCCCGTGTAATAGCCACGCCTTTGGCGAACTTAGACAGGCTTCGTCACCTGCTATTGCTATGGAAAAAAACTAATCCTGAGCGCGATGTAAAAGATGAGACCAAGGGCGAGATGGTAAACGAGGAAGAATCGACCGATGCGTAA
- the mreD gene encoding rod shape-determining protein MreD, which translates to MRKRNLVIWISLLVALVLQIVPLPTQVDLYRPDWVLVVLAYWSMALPHRVNVGIAFLTGVAMDVLVGTTLGIHSFALSICVYILAANYQRLRNYSVWQQAIIIGLLSSLYHLMTFWVQHLLTDIYFQVDYLWPVLTSMVLWPWVFWLLRRTRRQFSIS; encoded by the coding sequence ATGCGTAAACGTAACCTCGTGATCTGGATTAGCCTATTAGTGGCACTGGTTCTACAAATTGTGCCCCTACCTACACAAGTTGACCTTTACCGGCCTGACTGGGTATTAGTGGTGCTGGCCTATTGGAGTATGGCGTTACCGCATCGAGTGAACGTGGGGATCGCCTTTTTAACGGGTGTCGCCATGGATGTTTTGGTAGGCACTACCTTAGGCATCCACAGTTTTGCGCTTAGCATTTGCGTTTATATACTGGCTGCTAATTACCAACGGCTGCGTAATTATTCCGTATGGCAGCAAGCTATTATCATCGGCCTTCTATCATCGTTATATCACCTGATGACATTTTGGGTTCAGCACCTTCTGACCGATATTTATTTTCAAGTGGACTATTTATGGCCGGTGTTAACTTCTATGGTGCTATGGCCTTGGGTATTTTGGTTACTTAGACGTACACGTAGACAGTTTTCTATTTCGTAA
- a CDS encoding Maf family protein: MTKSVVLASASPRRTALLKQMNIAHTIQPADIDESPRLNETPLSLVSRLAAEKGLAVKAKLASKQTLTDDTVILASDTLIAFNGQSVGKPENKADAKRILTMLSGNTHEVLTAISVLNNTRQQTQVITTSVTFAALTNEQITAYWETGEPADKAGSYAIQGIGGEFVVSINGSASAVIGLPLYETRQLLNEFGVVS; encoded by the coding sequence ATGACAAAATCGGTAGTGTTAGCGTCGGCATCACCAAGACGCACCGCGTTGCTCAAGCAAATGAACATAGCTCATACTATACAACCCGCCGATATTGACGAATCGCCGCGCCTGAACGAAACGCCACTGTCGCTGGTCTCACGGCTTGCTGCTGAAAAAGGCCTGGCGGTGAAAGCGAAGTTGGCGTCAAAGCAAACGTTGACTGACGATACGGTCATTTTAGCCAGCGATACCCTTATTGCTTTTAACGGTCAAAGCGTAGGTAAGCCAGAAAACAAAGCCGACGCTAAACGCATTCTCACGATGCTTTCTGGTAACACTCACGAAGTGCTAACAGCTATCAGTGTTTTGAATAACACTCGTCAGCAAACCCAAGTCATTACAACGTCTGTAACTTTTGCAGCATTGACGAATGAGCAAATTACCGCATACTGGGAAACTGGAGAACCTGCCGATAAAGCAGGAAGTTACGCTATTCAAGGTATTGGCGGTGAATTTGTGGTCTCAATTAATGGCAGTGCAAGCGCCGTAATCGGTTTGCCTCTTTACGAAACCCGTCAATTACTCAACGAATTTGGAGTTGTGTCGTGA
- the rng gene encoding ribonuclease G, translating to MSAELLINVTPSESRVALIENGILQEIHVERHTKRGLVGNIYRGKVSRVLPGMQAAFVDIGLEKAAFLHASDIVIHNEIAEEVSASHIQKQDIRELVRDGQDIVVQVVKDPIGTKGARLTTDITIPSRYLVFMPSVTHVGVSQRIEEEVERERLKSLVQEFCDENGGFILRTAAEGVGKNELQSDAAFLRRLWDKIQSRMKKRKSNVLYEDLPLARRVLRDFVGTELDRIRIDSKLSFNELHQFTKEYVPEMNGKLEYYTGDRPIFDLYDVENEAQRALERRVDLKSGGYLIIDQTEAMTTIDINTGAFVGHRNLEETIFNTNTEATQAIARQLRLRNLGGMILIDFIDMIEPDHKRRVLHSLEVATNKDRAKINIHGFTALGLIEMTRKRTRESIEHILCGECPVCKGRGTVKTIETICFEIMREIVRVNRAYDADKFVVYASPKVAEALMGEESHMLAELEVFVSKQIKVQTETLYNQDKYDVVMM from the coding sequence GTGAGTGCTGAACTGCTTATTAACGTTACCCCGTCAGAGTCGCGAGTAGCGCTTATTGAAAACGGAATACTGCAAGAAATACACGTTGAACGTCATACAAAACGCGGTCTTGTGGGTAATATTTATCGCGGTAAAGTAAGCCGGGTACTGCCTGGTATGCAGGCTGCGTTCGTTGATATTGGCCTTGAAAAAGCAGCATTTTTGCATGCCTCAGATATTGTTATTCACAATGAAATTGCTGAAGAAGTCTCGGCAAGCCATATTCAAAAGCAAGACATCCGCGAGTTGGTGCGAGATGGCCAAGACATCGTCGTTCAAGTGGTAAAAGACCCTATCGGCACCAAGGGCGCGCGTTTAACCACAGATATCACCATACCCAGTCGTTACCTCGTATTTATGCCGTCGGTCACTCACGTTGGCGTATCGCAGCGCATTGAAGAAGAAGTGGAACGAGAGCGTTTAAAGTCGCTGGTACAAGAGTTTTGCGATGAAAACGGAGGCTTTATCCTACGTACTGCTGCAGAAGGTGTAGGTAAAAATGAACTCCAGTCTGACGCGGCGTTTTTACGAAGGTTGTGGGACAAAATACAGTCTCGTATGAAAAAGCGTAAGTCGAACGTGCTTTATGAAGATTTACCGCTTGCGCGACGGGTGTTGCGAGACTTTGTTGGTACTGAGCTAGACAGAATTCGCATTGACTCGAAATTATCATTTAATGAGCTTCACCAGTTCACCAAAGAGTACGTGCCAGAGATGAATGGCAAACTAGAGTACTACACCGGTGATCGACCTATCTTCGATTTGTACGATGTTGAAAACGAAGCGCAACGGGCATTAGAGCGTCGCGTTGATTTAAAATCTGGCGGCTACTTGATTATCGATCAGACCGAAGCCATGACCACGATAGATATCAATACGGGGGCCTTTGTTGGGCACCGTAATTTAGAAGAAACGATTTTTAATACCAATACTGAAGCAACGCAAGCCATTGCGCGTCAGCTAAGATTACGCAACTTAGGCGGCATGATCCTTATCGACTTTATCGATATGATTGAACCAGACCACAAACGGCGTGTCTTACATTCGTTAGAGGTGGCGACGAACAAGGATAGAGCCAAAATTAATATTCACGGTTTCACTGCGTTGGGGCTTATTGAGATGACCCGCAAGCGCACCCGTGAAAGCATAGAGCATATACTGTGCGGCGAATGTCCGGTGTGTAAAGGCCGGGGCACAGTTAAAACCATTGAAACCATTTGCTTTGAAATAATGCGTGAAATCGTTCGCGTGAACCGCGCATACGATGCGGATAAGTTTGTGGTTTACGCCTCACCAAAAGTGGCAGAAGCCCTAATGGGTGAAGAGTCTCATATGCTGGCAGAACTAGAAGTATTTGTATCTAAACAAATTAAGGTACAAACAGAAACATTGTACAACCAGGATAAGTACGACGTCGTCATGATGTAA